The genomic stretch GCATAGATAATATCAAAGCCACTTACCCAAAACAATACGATGAAAGAGAAGATAATTGGGATGATGTCAAATTGTTCGGATACGGCTATGTACGCCCCTATAGGAGCCAGTGCTAAACCTAATCCGAGGATGATATGACATAGATATGTATATCGTTTAGAAAGGCTGTAACCAAGTATTACGATCAGAGCAACTGGCGATAAATAGAAGCAGGCTGAATTGATGAGGTAAGTCGTTCCAATAAATAAAACACAATTTAAAATGACAAAGAAAAGAGCTGATTTAGGACTAACTATCCCTGCAGGAATTTCACGACTTATAGTTCTTGGATTCGCTTGATCGATTTTTCGATCGATGTATCTGTTAAATCCCATTGCTGCATTCCTTGCAAATATCATACATAGGATTACCAATCCGAATAGTTTCCAGTTTAGATC from Flavobacteriales bacterium encodes the following:
- a CDS encoding UbiA family prenyltransferase, coding for MGSVKNYLSLIKFSHTVFALPFAIIGFLLGVVYTDTDLNWKLFGLVILCMIFARNAAMGFNRYIDRKIDQANPRTISREIPAGIVSPKSALFFVILNCVLFIGTTYLINSACFYLSPVALIVILGYSLSKRYTYLCHIILGLGLALAPIGAYIAVSEQFDIIPIIFSFIVLFWVSGFDIIYALQDKGFDEGQKLKSIPVKLGLKNSLVLSTALHVFVAILVVIAGIYANFGIYYWIGSATFISLLAYQHFIVKADDLSKVTIAFFTLNGIGSILFACFFSLDLLISGIL